A DNA window from Pirellulales bacterium contains the following coding sequences:
- a CDS encoding Uma2 family endonuclease has translation MSTVALVTAEELWERYAHQHRCELIAGEVSMMSPAGWYHGSIGGRIQGLLARHVQPKQLGMIFLAETGFLVERAPDTVRAPDVAFIAKENLPEQMPESAFWPGAPDLVVEVLSPDDRAAAVDKKIQTWLAAGSKLVWVVDPELETVTIYRSPTDVSIVARGGRIAGRDSIAGFECNVSEFFDG, from the coding sequence ATGAGCACCGTCGCCCTCGTTACCGCCGAAGAACTTTGGGAGCGTTACGCTCACCAGCATCGCTGCGAACTCATCGCGGGGGAAGTCTCGATGATGTCACCCGCGGGATGGTATCACGGAAGCATCGGGGGACGAATTCAGGGACTGCTCGCGCGGCACGTTCAACCCAAGCAGTTGGGAATGATCTTCCTGGCTGAGACGGGATTCCTCGTCGAACGCGCCCCCGATACCGTTCGAGCGCCCGATGTCGCCTTCATTGCCAAGGAAAACCTGCCCGAGCAAATGCCCGAGTCGGCGTTTTGGCCCGGCGCCCCCGACCTGGTCGTCGAGGTGCTTTCCCCTGACGATCGTGCAGCCGCGGTCGACAAGAAAATTCAAACTTGGCTTGCCGCGGGATCCAAGCTCGTGTGGGTCGTCGACCCGGAACTTGAGACAGTGACGATTTATCGCTCGCCGACCGACGTCTCGATCGTCGCCCGCGGCGGCCGGATTGCGGGCCGTGATTCGATCGCCGGTTTTGAATGCAATGTGAGCGAGTTCTTCGACGGATGA
- a CDS encoding Uma2 family endonuclease, protein MSTVALVTAEELLERYASQQRCELIAGEVVVMSPAGHNHGFVVSNIHIAFGGYARSGRLGRTFGAETGFLVERDPDTVRAPDLAFIAKENLPQRIPESAFWPGAPDFVVEVLSPEDRTAAVDKKIRTWLASGTRLVWVVDPELETVTIYRSPTDVSILARDGRIAGRDSIAGFECNVSEFFAG, encoded by the coding sequence ATGAGCACCGTCGCCCTCGTTACCGCCGAAGAGTTGCTGGAGCGTTACGCTTCTCAGCAGCGGTGCGAATTGATTGCCGGGGAGGTCGTCGTGATGTCGCCGGCGGGACACAACCACGGGTTCGTAGTCAGCAATATCCATATTGCGTTCGGCGGTTACGCGCGATCGGGCAGGCTCGGGCGTACTTTTGGTGCAGAGACGGGCTTTCTCGTCGAACGCGATCCGGACACGGTCCGAGCGCCCGATTTGGCGTTTATTGCGAAAGAGAACCTTCCGCAACGAATCCCCGAATCGGCGTTCTGGCCCGGGGCGCCGGATTTCGTCGTCGAGGTCTTGTCGCCCGAAGATCGGACGGCGGCGGTCGATAAGAAAATTCGCACTTGGCTTGCCTCTGGGACTAGGCTCGTGTGGGTGGTCGATCCCGAATTAGAAACCGTGACGATCTACCGCTCGCCGACCGACGTGTCGATCCTCGCCCGCGACGGGCGGATCGCCGGGCGTGATTCGATCGCCGGTTTTGAATGCAACGTGAGCGAGTTCTTCGCCGGATGA
- a CDS encoding FtsX-like permease family protein, which produces MYKLLLCWRYLRTRYIALVCIVSVMLGVATMIVVNSVMAGFAHEMQVRLNGMLGDLVLEARSMDGAPDADAAMAMIRQVAGDDVAGMSPTVSVPALMYITIQGQTITRQITIVGIDPATYHTVSQSGQYLQHPENRKQLEFTLRDGGYDVVDSQAEGPAKAKPREIMKIAGWQRRREQAREAARYREYQRQLELARGPAAAGASGADGAPSFNDPFATVATAAADATEGRDFDPAVEIHTGMVAGLGLCSYRDSNGVDHFQALPGDDVKVAYTKATMPPQILGNVYTIVDFYESKMQEYDSNLVFVPLRSLQENRGMIDPTTKVANFTTIQIKLAPGADADVVRDKLQDAFPIQQFYVSTWRDKQGALLAAVQMETAVLNVLLFMIIAVAGFGILAIFTMIVVEKTRDIGILKSLGASAGGVMGIFLGYGLSLGTVGAGVGVAIGLTFTHYINEIADLLSRLTGQPVFDPAVYYFYEIPTIVNPLTVAWIAAGAVAIAVLASILPARRAAKLHPVRALRYE; this is translated from the coding sequence ATGTACAAACTGCTTCTCTGCTGGCGTTATCTCCGCACCCGCTACATCGCGCTGGTGTGCATCGTCAGCGTCATGCTCGGCGTGGCGACGATGATCGTCGTCAACAGCGTCATGGCCGGGTTCGCCCATGAGATGCAGGTGCGACTCAACGGCATGCTGGGCGATCTGGTGCTCGAGGCCCGCAGCATGGACGGAGCCCCCGACGCCGACGCCGCGATGGCGATGATCCGCCAAGTCGCCGGCGACGACGTTGCCGGGATGAGTCCCACGGTCAGCGTCCCCGCGCTGATGTACATCACCATTCAGGGGCAGACGATCACTCGACAGATCACGATCGTCGGGATCGACCCCGCGACGTACCACACGGTCAGCCAGTCGGGACAGTACTTGCAGCACCCGGAGAATCGCAAACAGCTCGAGTTCACGCTGCGCGACGGCGGGTACGACGTCGTCGACAGCCAAGCCGAAGGGCCGGCCAAGGCCAAGCCGCGGGAGATCATGAAGATCGCCGGCTGGCAACGGCGGCGCGAGCAGGCCCGCGAGGCGGCTCGCTATCGGGAGTATCAGCGGCAACTGGAACTGGCCCGCGGTCCGGCCGCGGCCGGAGCGTCCGGCGCCGACGGGGCGCCCTCCTTCAACGACCCCTTCGCGACGGTCGCGACCGCAGCGGCCGACGCCACCGAGGGTCGCGATTTCGACCCGGCGGTCGAAATCCACACCGGCATGGTCGCCGGACTGGGGTTGTGCAGCTACCGCGACTCGAACGGGGTGGACCACTTTCAGGCTCTCCCCGGCGACGACGTGAAGGTCGCCTACACCAAGGCGACGATGCCGCCGCAGATTCTCGGCAACGTCTACACGATCGTCGATTTCTACGAGAGCAAGATGCAGGAGTACGACTCGAATCTCGTGTTCGTGCCGCTCAGGTCGCTCCAGGAAAACCGGGGGATGATCGACCCCACGACCAAGGTGGCCAACTTCACGACGATCCAGATCAAGCTGGCGCCTGGCGCCGACGCCGACGTGGTGCGCGACAAGCTGCAGGACGCCTTCCCCATCCAACAGTTTTACGTGAGCACCTGGCGCGACAAGCAGGGGGCGTTGCTCGCCGCCGTGCAGATGGAGACGGCCGTGCTCAACGTGCTGCTGTTCATGATCATCGCCGTTGCGGGGTTCGGCATCTTGGCGATCTTCACGATGATCGTCGTCGAGAAGACCCGCGACATCGGCATCCTCAAGTCGCTGGGCGCCTCGGCGGGGGGGGTGATGGGGATCTTCCTCGGCTACGGACTGAGCCTGGGGACGGTGGGCGCCGGGGTGGGGGTTGCCATCGGATTGACGTTTACGCACTATATCAACGAGATCGCCGATCTGTTGAGTCGTCTCACCGGCCAGCCGGTCTTCGATCCGGCGGTGTATTACTTTTACGAGATTCCGACGATCGTCAATCCGCTGACCGTGGCGTGGATCGCCGCGGGGGCGGTGGCGATCGCCGTGCTGGCGAGCATCCTGCCGGCGCGGCGGGCCGCGAAGCTCCATCCCGTGAGGGCGTTGCGCTATGAGTGA
- a CDS encoding ABC transporter ATP-binding protein gives MSELHADLASSGGGRAALAPTSAAATAERIDGPLRLRGTAPLPTAAGPTLLGCRGLVKSYQKGPLKIPVLQGIDLAVRPGEFLAIVGQSGSGKSTLLHLLGTLDRPDEGEVSFDGARIDNLPAAAHDLLRNRYFGMIFQFYHLLPELTTLANVLAPAMVAETTLGYWRRRGEHRRRAAELLELVGLSHRLKHKPRELSGGEMQRTAIARALLMQPRVLLADEPTGNLDRSTGAAIMKTLVELNRREGLTIVMVTHDQWIAEQADRTVHLVEGRIA, from the coding sequence ATGAGTGAACTTCACGCCGACTTGGCTTCCAGCGGCGGCGGGCGCGCTGCGCTCGCTCCGACGTCCGCCGCGGCGACCGCCGAGCGAATCGACGGGCCGTTGCGGCTGCGCGGCACGGCGCCGCTGCCGACCGCCGCGGGGCCGACCCTCCTCGGCTGTCGGGGGTTGGTGAAGAGTTACCAAAAAGGGCCGCTCAAGATCCCCGTGTTGCAGGGGATTGATCTCGCGGTGCGCCCCGGCGAGTTCCTGGCGATTGTCGGTCAAAGCGGCAGCGGCAAGAGCACGCTGCTCCACCTGCTGGGGACGCTCGATCGCCCCGACGAGGGAGAGGTGAGCTTCGACGGCGCCCGGATCGACAACCTGCCGGCGGCGGCGCACGACCTGTTGCGGAATCGCTATTTCGGGATGATCTTCCAGTTCTACCACCTGCTTCCCGAGCTCACGACGCTGGCCAACGTGCTGGCTCCGGCGATGGTGGCCGAGACGACGCTGGGATATTGGAGGCGTCGGGGCGAGCACCGTCGCCGGGCGGCCGAGTTGTTGGAACTGGTCGGCCTGAGCCACCGGCTGAAGCACAAGCCGCGCGAATTGTCCGGCGGCGAGATGCAACGGACCGCGATCGCCCGGGCGCTGTTGATGCAACCCCGCGTGCTGCTGGCCGACGAACCGACCGGCAATCTCGACCGCTCGACCGGCGCCGCGATCATGAAAACCCTGGTCGAGTTGAACCGCCGCGAGGGGCTCACTATAGTCATGGTGACGCACGACCAGTGGATCGCCGAGCAGGCCGACCGCACGGTCCACCTCGTCGAAGGGCGGATTGCGTAA